One Tachysurus fulvidraco isolate hzauxx_2018 chromosome 2, HZAU_PFXX_2.0, whole genome shotgun sequence DNA segment encodes these proteins:
- the atcaya gene encoding caytaxin, whose protein sequence is MDSSCTVGDERTSPPNSLHISGAGGGSGHRKRRTLVAPDMNLSLDQSEGSLLSDDFLDTPDDLDINVDDIETPDETDSLEFPANGNDLEWEDDTPVASANSGPLEGVEDEGDVGNGRLWRTVIIGEQEHRIDMQLIRPYVRVISHGGYYGEGLNAIIVFSACYLPDSSSPDYHYIMENLFLYVVSSLEMLVAEDYMIIYMNGGTPRSKMPGISWLKKCYQMIDRRLRKNLKSLIIAHPSWFIRTVLAISRPFISVKFMNKIRYVHSLEELEQIVPMEHIHIPECVIQYDEERIKARKERMEEEGEHQTQEKQESADTDGPSTTTTTTTRVEEPLL, encoded by the exons ATGGATTCTTCCTGCACAGTTGGTGATGAGAGAACAT CTCCTCCAAACTCACTTCACATCAGTGGAGCTGGTGGAGGTTCAGGTCACCGCAAACGTCGCACCCTTGTAGCCCCAGATATGAACCTGTCTTTGGACCAAAGTGAAGGGTCCCTGCTTTCTGATGATTTCTTGGATACACCCGATGATCTGGACATTAACGTTGATGACATTGAAACGCCTGACGAGACAGACTCCTTGGAGTTCCCAGCCAACGGAAATGACCTGGAATGGGAAG aTGACACACCAGTGGCCTCAGCAAACTCGGGGCCTTTAGAAGGAGTTGAAGATGAGGGGGATGTTGGAAATGGTCGCTTGTGGAGGACCGTTATAATCGGTGAGCAGGAGCACCGTATCGACATGCAGCTTATACGGCCATACGTGCGTGTTATATCTCATGGAG GATACTATGGTGAAGGTCTGAATGCCATCATCGTGTTTTCAGCATGCTACTTGCCTGACAGCAGCAGTCCAGATTACCATTATATCATGGAAAACCTCTTCCT GTATGTAGTGAGCAGCCTGGAGATGTTGGTGGCTGAGGACTACATGATAATCTATATGAATGGAGGAACACCCCGCAGCAAGATGCCTGGTATCAGCTGGTTGAAAAAGTGCTATCAGATGATTGACAGAAG acTGAGGAAGAACCTAAAGTCTTTGATCATTGCCCATCCATCCTGGTTCATACGTACAGTCTTGGCCATCTCCAGACCCTTCATCAG TGTGAAGTTTATGAACAAAATCCGCTACGTGCACAGCTTAGAGGAACTGGAACAGATTGTCCCCATGGAACATATCCACATCCCAGAATGTGTCATCCA GTATGATGAAGAAAGAATTAAAGCACGAAAAGAACG AATGGAAGAAGAGGGGGAACATCAGactcaagaaaaacaagagtcAGCTGATACAGATGG